The DNA segment GCATCTTTCCCGTGGTCAGGTCGTAGTAAACCCATTTACCGTCATTAGAAGGAATGTGGGTTATGCCCTTCGCCATCGCACCGGTAGCAGTATCGAAGTAATACCAAGCACCGTAGCGGTAATCCTCACCCTTGACCATATGGCCGGCAGCGTCATAGCGTACCCATTTGCCACCATTGGACTGAAGGTATACGTCTTTGTTGCGGGCCACAAAACCATTCTCGTCAATCCAATACCAATTCCTATCCTTGGCATCGTATATTTCCTTGGAACGGACCTGTTGGCCTTTTTCGTAATAATGTTCCTTTTTTGTGTCCCAACCATTGATCGAATGTGATTCACTATACGCTTCAGAGAAGGATCCCCAATCATTGGGATTTTCTTCACCGAAGGCATAAGACGTGCCGAAGCAAGCGCTAAGCAACAAAGCTGAAACCGCACAGAACCCCAGCAGCATCAGCTGCTTCAGCCGGACATCCAAGCTTCTTCTCATAACTGCCCCTTAGCAGCATATTTGCGTTTCAAGCTACCGGCAAAATCCACAATCTTCTGAATACCGTATGCTGCCATTGGAATCAGCAGCAGGAAGAACGGGAACGTATAGATGCTCTTTGCCTCCCAAAGGAGATAGCACAGAAAGCCGCCAATGAACGAGGCGCAAAGCAGCACCCGTGCAAAAACCTGAGCCGCATCGTTTCCGACTGTCTTTTCTTTGATTAGCGAACGGAGAAGAGCGATCAAACCAATGCACGCCAGCAAATACATAACGGTTTGAGCGACATTCTCGTACCGGAGCAGAATGTCTGAACCGTCGCCGATAAGAAGGAAAGAGCTCAGCCCGGCAAAGTGCCTTGAGGATTCACCCAACTCCGAATACAGCGACGTCATGAACGACGGTTCAGCCCATTCCGACGCAAGCTTGCCGATGAAGAAGCGCATTCCTTCGCCGGGATTATGCGAGAACTCCGATAACCGTCCTTGGATAAACTCTTTGGAAATCTGCGATTGAAGAGCATAATCATTGCCTGTACGTTCGAAGGCATCCAAAGCGAACCTGTTCCACCAACCGGGCGGCATATTCCCCGACTGACTCAGGCCAATGGCAATCCAAGAAAGCATCGGCATACCCTTGCCGAAATTCTGCCCGGTCCAAGACTGAACCAGCGCGACGGGAAGTTTGGAAATAACAAACGTAATCACTGCAGAAAGCAGAGACACCAGTAGCTGCCAGATACGACGGTTATGCCAGACTGCGAAGACGGCAGCGAGAAGTGCGGCAAGAACCACTATCTGATATGTCGATTTGAAGATGATGCCGATGCCGCAGACAAGAAATCCCCCGGCAATAGCGAGCGCACTAGACCAGACCTTTTGCAGACGAAACCCCTCCGCGATGATCCAAACACCGCAGATTGTAATGAAAAACCCAACGGCATTAGGGTATACGAAAGCCGCAAACATCATAAGAGGAACACATGTTGCAATCAGAACGGTGAATGCACCATATCCCTTCTTATCCAACCCAAGCATGCCGCTCAAACGCCATAGGACCGCGACCATAGCGGTGACCGCCACGGCACTGGCAATCTGGAAGGCGAGAATATTGCCCGAACCGAACAAAGCAAATACCAGCAGATACCACAGCATCGGACCACTCTGGAACGGATAGAAGGAGAAGTACGCATAAGCGCTTGGGATGTCTCGTCCGATACATTCCTTCTGCACACTGCCCACCGAGCAATAATCCGCGCTGAACTGACCGATATCCCCTCTCAACAAGGCATTGGCAGCATCCATCAAATTCTGTGAATCCGGATATGTGTACGTCACCAAACTCAGCGAAACGATCCACACAGTTTGGATTATCATCGCATATGCCAAAAGCGTGACAAAAACCCATCTACGCGGCAGTTTTGAAATCCCGATCGAGAGTAACACAATTGCGACGAACAGCATGATTGTACCGACAATGAATACCGCTGAAGGTATGCCAGAGTGATAATCAACCTGCTCCGTGATCTTTCCAAGTTGCGAACCGACCCTCTTGAACGTGACAGTGAAGAAAATTGACAGCACAAGCAGCATCGCCACAACAGCGATCTGAAGCCCCAGAGCAAGCGCAACAAGCCACTTCGGGAGTACACGTTTGAAAAGCAGGCGCCCTCCGGACACAACATTTTGTTTATTCACTCAGCAACATTCCCATCTTCCCCAAATGGAGGAATTCATCTTCTCAGAGTGTTTGTTCAATAATATAGCGAGGCCGAGCTTTGACTTCGAGGTAGATCTTCGCGATATATTCGCCGGTAACACCGAGAGCCAGCAAAATGAAGCCGCCCAGAATCCACAAGGAACACATCATCGACCCCCATCCGGCGACAGCGTGGCCAGAGAACACGGAAATGAGGGTATACACCAGCATTACGATTCCGACGAACACGGAGAACAAGCCCAAACCGGTGATCATAGTCAACGGCTTTGTCGAGAAGGAGGTCACGCCTTCAATCGCAAAGGAAACCATCTTCTTCAACGGATACTTGGATTCTCCGGCCACTCGAGTTCCACGCTTGTAATACACTTTTGCCGTTTTGAACCCAAGCGAGGGGACCAGACCTCTGAGGAACAGGTTCGATTCCTTGTACTGTGACAGAGCCGACAATGCGGCACGGCTCATCAGTCGGTAATCGGCATGATCCGGTACGGTTTCCGTTCCAAGCCACTTCATCAGGGAATAGAACGCATGAGCAGTGCCACGTTTGAAGGCAGTATCGGTGTCACGGTTATCTCGTACACCATAAACGATCTCAGCGCCCTGAAGATATTCACGAACCATATCATCAACGGCATCGGGATCATCCTGCAAATCGGCATCCATGGAAACCACGGCATCGACCTCCAGCCTGTATGCCTGCATCAGACCGGCAAACAGAGCATTCTGATGCCCTCTGTTGTGGGCTAGTTTCACACCGTGGAACAGAGCAGGATTGTCTTCATGCAAGGCTTCGATTACATCCCACGTTTTATCGGAAGACCCGTCATCAACGAAAAGGATGAAACTGCCCTGGGCAACGGCATGCGAACTCTCGAGCTGGCGCATCTTCTCCCTCAGCACATCCGCAGTCACATGCAGAGCCGCCTCCTCGTTATAGCAGGGGATCACAAATGCCATTACCGGCTCACGCCTCGTCCAAGCGCTTTGTCCGTTCTTCACATCACTCGTCATATGCAACAGTGTATGCCACACCAGCAACCCGATAAAGACGGCGCCCCTTCCGAACTCTGGGAAACCATGCACTTCGCACTTTCTGCGCATGCCCACGCCTTTTCCACTGGCGAAACGCGGGAGGTATGACGCCCTCTGTTTATTTGTCAACACTGCTCACAATAATCACCTCTATACCTTAGATAGGGGGGTATGAGAAGAAAAACCTTAGTCGCTGCCGGTTTTGTTATTGCTACCGTTTTACAAGGCATATCATATCCAGCAATCGCACTGGCTGCGGACAATACAGCCGCGGACCAGCCCACAAGCAGCCTTGTTGGCGAGCAAAACAGCGCCGCCGAAGACACCGATGTTCAGAGCGAGACGTCTGACAACGACAATACGGACGATGGCACTGCGCCCGAAGCGAACAACGCAGACAACAAGGAGAACGTAAGCCCGGCGGCAAGCGCCACACCCAAGGCTGAATCGACAACCGACGACGAATCCAATGATTCTCCGTCGACAACGCCTCAGAACGGATGGGACCAAGACAAAAGCCACTGGTATGAGAATGGGCAAATAGTTCATTCCAAGTTCTTCTACGACAAGGGCTCCGATGCCTGGTACTGGGCGGAAGCCGATGGCTCCATTGCCTGCGACAAGGATGTATACGTTCCGAACAGCAACACGGATCGTTCCCATGGAAAGTGGGTGCGCTTCGACAAGCAGCGACGAATGGTCAAGGGCGAAGATTACCGATATGGCAGTTGGTACTACTTCGACACCAACACCGGTGCAATGGCAAAGGGAATAACCCGCATCTCCTCCAACGGCGGCAAGTGGGTCTATTACGACCTGACAACGGGCAAGATGCAATACGGGGAACGCTACATTCATTACGACGAGAGTCATACCGGCTGGTATTACTTCGACCCGCAAACCGGAGCCATGGCTCACGATTTTGTGTACCTTCGTCAAGCCAACAAATGGGTTTACTACGACAAGTACACCGGCAAGATGCAATACGGAGAGCATTGCATCAACGACGGCTGGTACTACATGAACACCACGACTGGAGCTCTTGCCAAGGGATGGACTAACCTTAAGAACAAGAGGGTCTATTACGATCCGACTTCCAGCCGCATGGTTCACGGTGGTTTGATTATCAACGGAAAGCACTACTTCTTCGATCCCTATACCGGTGCGAAGTATTCCAAGCAACAGATCGTCAATCGTCTGCTTAACTCAGCGCGTTCCCAAATCGGCAAACACCCTGATTGCCCCGGTACGCTCGCTGCCAATGGCGGACTGATTTGCCCTTACGGTCCCTGCATGTCTTTCGTTTGGTATTCCTTCCACACTGCAGGCTTGGACATCTTCCTCTGCGATGGCGCAAAAAGCGGATGGCCTCATAATAATTACGACTGGTATGCCAGCCGTGGCAGGATCAATCTTTCGCCTCAGCCTGGCGATGTTGTATTCTGGCAATTTGGCGGCTGGGCAAAGGGACTGAGCGCCAGCCATGCCGGAATCGTCGCCTCGGTTACCAACGGACGAGTTCGTATCGTGGATGCTTCCGATGGCAGCATTGCCGAGCGTAATGCCTACAACGGCGTCCGCGGCTACGCCCACCCGTACTACGACTGCTAATTCCTTGCATAATTAGGAGAGGCGTTCTGCACATCTGTGTAGAACGCCTCACTTTATATGAATCATCCCCTGCCTGTCACAGCATCAAAGTAGTGCCAGGCATTCCATTGCGGGACCCAAGTCCGTCCGTGAGCCATCGCCCCCGTAGTGGAATCAAAGTAGTACCAGGACTTGTCTCGATATTGAAGCCCCTTTACCATTTTTCCATTTTCGTCATACCTGACCCACTTGCCACCATTCGATTTCAAGTACACGTCGCCTGTCACTCGCTTACCCGTCACAGGATCAAAGTAGTACCAGCCGGCAGAGGTTTCATCGGCATTCAGATACTTCTCTCCATAAACCATCTTTCCGGTGACTTCATCGTAGTAGACCCACTTGCCGCCACTGGAATTCACATACGTAAGACCCTTGCTCATTGCGCCAGTAACGGAATCGAAGTTATACCATCCGCCATATCGGTAATCTTCGCCCTTGACCATTTTTCCATTTTCGTCATACCTGACCCACTTGCCACCATTCGACCGCAAATACACATCCTTGTTTTGCACCATGGAGCCATCGGCATCGATCCAATACCACGCATCCGTTGAAGCGTCATATATCTCCTTATTGCGAGCATATGCCCCATCGGCTTCCTGCCAATATTGGTGATTATCCTTCCAAACCCACTTGCCGGTCTGCACATAGGTCTTGCCCCCAAACGCATTTACGTCCACGCTGCCGCTGATGCCGTTGACACGCACGGACGAGGAATACTGCCAGCCACGATCGTTGCTGGACCATGCCGTGTAACCCATGCGAGAGCTGTATTGTGCCACCCACCGGGTTTTTGCGTGGATGTTGCTGCTGTTGAGCTCATTGTTGAGGTAACTGGTGTAGGAGTACACC comes from the Bifidobacterium angulatum DSM 20098 = JCM 7096 genome and includes:
- a CDS encoding glycosyltransferase family 2 protein — encoded protein: MAFVIPCYNEEAALHVTADVLREKMRQLESSHAVAQGSFILFVDDGSSDKTWDVIEALHEDNPALFHGVKLAHNRGHQNALFAGLMQAYRLEVDAVVSMDADLQDDPDAVDDMVREYLQGAEIVYGVRDNRDTDTAFKRGTAHAFYSLMKWLGTETVPDHADYRLMSRAALSALSQYKESNLFLRGLVPSLGFKTAKVYYKRGTRVAGESKYPLKKMVSFAIEGVTSFSTKPLTMITGLGLFSVFVGIVMLVYTLISVFSGHAVAGWGSMMCSLWILGGFILLALGVTGEYIAKIYLEVKARPRYIIEQTL
- a CDS encoding CHAP domain-containing protein, which gives rise to MRRKTLVAAGFVIATVLQGISYPAIALAADNTAADQPTSSLVGEQNSAAEDTDVQSETSDNDNTDDGTAPEANNADNKENVSPAASATPKAESTTDDESNDSPSTTPQNGWDQDKSHWYENGQIVHSKFFYDKGSDAWYWAEADGSIACDKDVYVPNSNTDRSHGKWVRFDKQRRMVKGEDYRYGSWYYFDTNTGAMAKGITRISSNGGKWVYYDLTTGKMQYGERYIHYDESHTGWYYFDPQTGAMAHDFVYLRQANKWVYYDKYTGKMQYGEHCINDGWYYMNTTTGALAKGWTNLKNKRVYYDPTSSRMVHGGLIINGKHYFFDPYTGAKYSKQQIVNRLLNSARSQIGKHPDCPGTLAANGGLICPYGPCMSFVWYSFHTAGLDIFLCDGAKSGWPHNNYDWYASRGRINLSPQPGDVVFWQFGGWAKGLSASHAGIVASVTNGRVRIVDASDGSIAERNAYNGVRGYAHPYYDC